The proteins below come from a single Salvelinus fontinalis isolate EN_2023a chromosome 1, ASM2944872v1, whole genome shotgun sequence genomic window:
- the LOC129836258 gene encoding somatostatin receptor type 5-like — MDSSFTSETFHNAGSIADPTTSYVDEDMYLQEDLDVFSVTMAVLYLAVCIVGLGGNTLVIVAILKLDKMASATTVYIFNLALADGLFMVGLPFIAMQNFQNHWAFGDLACKLVMVLDGINQFTSVFCLTVMSIDRYMALVDPLRFARWRTPRRAKIVSGFLWLFSLLPVLPMTIHFSARDGLCNLDPQVASDSWWLAFITYTFVLGFALPFLVMIVSYTALVVTLRTHRHQASSPGQESPRLETQVTKMVVAVVLAFAVCWLPFYAFNFCSLYHTDLVLTFARCFEFVVLLSYSWSCANPILYACLSETFGRHFLTLLCPTKRFPSVQCNPDTERYDLNDTSGMGNSAVA; from the coding sequence ATGGACTCCTCATTCACCTCAGAGACGTTTCACAATGCGGGGTCGATAGCTGACCCCACCACCAGTTATGTGGACGAGGACATGTATCTGCAGGAGGATCTGGATGTGTTCAGTGTGACCATGGCTGTTCTCTACCTGGCTGTGTGCATCGTAGGGCTGGGCGGGAACACCCTGGTCATCGTTGCTATCTTAAAGCTGGACAAGATGGCTTCTGCCACCACGGTGTACATCTTCAACCTGGCCCTGGCCGACGGCCTCTTTATGGTGGGCCTCCCCTTCATCGCCATGCAGAATTTCCAGAACCACTGGGCATTCGGGGACCTGGCCTGCAAGCTGGTCATGGTCCTAGACGGCATCAACCAGTTCACCAGCGTCTTCTGCCTGACCGTGATGAGCATTGACCGTTACATGGCGCTGGTTGACCCGCTGCGGTTTGCCCGCTGGCGCACGCCCAGGCGGGCCAAGATAGTCAGCGGCTTCCTGTGGCTGTTCTCTCTGTTGCCTGTCCTCCCCATGACCATTCATTTCTCGGCTAGGGACGGCCTGTGTAACCTGGACCCCCAGGTGGCTTCCGACTCCTGGTGGCTGGCCTTCATCACCTACACATTTGTCCTGGGCTTTGCTCTGCCCTTCCTGGTTATGATTGTCTCCTACACCGCCTTGGTGGTCACACTGAGGACCCACCGCCACCAGGCCAGCTCCCCAGGCCAGGAGAGCCCTCGCCTGGAAACCCAAGTCACCAAgatggtggtggcggtggtgctGGCATTCGCCGTGTGCTGGCTGCCGTTCTATGCCTTCAACTTCTGCTCGCTGTACCATACGGACCTGGTGCTGACCTTCGCCAGGTGCTTTGAGTTCGTTGTGCTGTTGTCCTATTCCTGGAGCTGTGCCAACCCCATCCTGTACGCCTGCCTCTCAGAAACCTTCGGACGCCACTTCCTCACCCTCCTCTGCCCCACCAAGAGGTTTCCCAGTGTGCAATGCAACCCTGACACGGAGCGCTATGACCTCAACGATACAAGCGGGATGGGTAACAGTGCGGTGGCATAG